Sequence from the Maribacter algicola genome:
TAGTAATTCTTGGCCTATTCAACAATTGGTGCCAGGAGACGTTTACGTTGCGGATGGTTACGGTAGAATTATTGATGGGACCCTTATAGGTTCCAATTTGGGGAATGCCATTTATGCCAATTCACAGAACGGGGTCATTTTTGATGGCGGCGTGAGGGACGTTGCGGGCCTTTTGGATATTGAAGGTTTCAATGGATGGCATAAAGGAGCGGACCCATCGTATCTTCAAGAGGAAATGTTAACGTCCATTAATGTGCCCATCCGAATTGGAAGGGCAACGGTATTGCCTGGCGATGTTGTATTGGCCAATAGGCATGGAACCATATTTATTCCTTCCTATTTGGCTTCGGAATTGGTGATTTCCTCTGAAATTGTAGGCTTACGGGATGTTTTCGGATTTCAAAGATTACGGGAAAAGAAATATACAGCGGGTCAAATCGATACCCGTTGGACCGATGAGATCAATGCTGATTTTGAAAACTGGTTAAAATCATATCCCGACAGCAAATTACCTATGACCAGAAAGGAGCTTAACGATTATATGGCTTCCAGAAAAAAATAAATACCAAACCATTAAATAATGAGGAATATGATATCAATGAAGTTGAGATTACATTTCAAGGTTGCCCGTGGACTAGTATTTATTACACTTTTGGGCCTTACTTCTTTAACATCGGCGCAGGGCCCAAATAAGAATGTTTCGGAAATTGAAAAAACAGTTGCGGAATTATATTCGGCCATGGTGGACAAGGATAAAGAAGTTCTGGAGCAATTGACCTCGGAAAAATTGACATATGGCCATTCCAGCGGCTCTTTGGAGAACAAATCTCAATATGTAAACGGGGTACTCAATGGTGCCTTTCAGTTTTCTTCCATTACCCCAAAGGACCAGACCGTTTCGGTAACCGGTAAAGTAGGCGTGGTTCGGCATATTTTTGAAGCCCAAGGAACCAATAATGGTAAACCAGCCGATGTAAGGATTGGCTGTCTATTGATATTTAAAAAAGAAGGCCGATGGAAGCTATTGGCAAGACAGGCTTATAAATTATAACACATATTACCTTGGGAAAAATTACTATTTATTCAATTTCTATAGGATTGGCAGCAGCACTTTTTCTTGTTGTCATAGGTATGATAATTACTGGGAACCTAGACAAGGCCGGCCCATTTATTTTAGGCTTCTTTGCGTTGTTGGCTTTCGGCTTCAATGGTTACGTAAAACTGAGTGGGTTAATTTTTACAACCATGATTTTTGCTGGCGTTACGGCCGCGCTCTATTATCCATCCTATTTTACCAATATTGGGAATTTCAAATTGACCGTTCTTATAATTCCACT
This genomic interval carries:
- a CDS encoding RraA family protein, with product MKNFKIVMVLCCLTYHFQGDAQGVTGSAEYIKELTSQWKGERFDDGRPKVSDALLSRMKNIQIEEAWGFLRSRGYNNQYEGEWEIIHPEGVMTGRVVTAQYMPLRPDYQKLIKIKGAEEKRDTIGGSNSWPIQQLVPGDVYVADGYGRIIDGTLIGSNLGNAIYANSQNGVIFDGGVRDVAGLLDIEGFNGWHKGADPSYLQEEMLTSINVPIRIGRATVLPGDVVLANRHGTIFIPSYLASELVISSEIVGLRDVFGFQRLREKKYTAGQIDTRWTDEINADFENWLKSYPDSKLPMTRKELNDYMASRKK
- a CDS encoding nuclear transport factor 2 family protein produces the protein MKLRLHFKVARGLVFITLLGLTSLTSAQGPNKNVSEIEKTVAELYSAMVDKDKEVLEQLTSEKLTYGHSSGSLENKSQYVNGVLNGAFQFSSITPKDQTVSVTGKVGVVRHIFEAQGTNNGKPADVRIGCLLIFKKEGRWKLLARQAYKL